From Burkholderia sp. WP9, a single genomic window includes:
- a CDS encoding TonB-dependent siderophore receptor, whose translation MQNLFVAGRPTFARGQRRTPSLLSAGLFASVGLTLSTLSSSGWAQVAASDTAATLPAVSVTASKDSTVAQADTVSAGALGSRKQVDTPFSTHVVTSDEAQDLFATTANDLYKYDPAVSVTSENSISENSMFTVRGMPIDTLNSIKVDGQTFPSWDTDLSLEPFEQVELLKGLSGFMYGFGSPGGIVNYVLKRPTDTPYRSVSIGYKSAGVFSEAVDLGGRFGNDDRFGYRLNLVNENGNTAEDHGHIRRQVASLAFDFRITPDLTWSADAFYQKRRTNGTLFGLMFSGDAGGIPDASKVTHALTQPQNYYETEMASFGTGLDYRISENWHASVKYRFAKENRTNSDSLLYVTDAAGNYSNTLYAAMTRYFYQNVDAMVQGHFNTGSIKHDVVVGAGFQTQTSEYSNSTGWNEGYFLGYGNLYNSTLLTNDEVSIGSDLYRQQRTTQAAVYASDTVQLTSRLSALVGLRYTQYRQHVYDPSGAVASQYEADPVTPTFALMFKTDPYSTVYASYVESLEQGGAASNTNVNYPATFGPLKSKQYEIGFKSDHSKWGANLALFRVDQGYNYTNSANVFVQDGTKRYQGVDASGWLALTSEWRVLGGVMWLDTKAMDVDDASVEGKRIYGAPRFTVTGRIEYNPSYLRPLTLAFGGKYVGNQAVDAQNTQFVPAYTTFDLSGRYETKIAGKDVTFRAGINNLFNRRYWTTAWGYYVAPSPTRTAVASATLQF comes from the coding sequence ATGCAGAATTTATTTGTCGCCGGCCGCCCAACTTTTGCGCGCGGCCAACGTCGGACCCCATCGCTGCTCAGCGCGGGGCTTTTCGCCAGCGTCGGTTTGACGCTTTCCACCCTGTCGTCGTCGGGATGGGCGCAGGTCGCGGCAAGCGACACGGCGGCCACCTTGCCGGCGGTGAGCGTCACGGCGTCGAAAGACAGCACCGTGGCGCAAGCCGACACGGTCAGCGCGGGCGCGCTGGGTTCGCGCAAGCAGGTGGACACGCCGTTCTCGACCCATGTGGTGACGAGCGACGAAGCGCAGGACCTTTTCGCGACCACCGCCAACGATCTGTATAAATACGACCCGGCCGTGTCGGTCACCAGCGAAAACTCGATCAGCGAAAATTCGATGTTCACCGTGCGCGGCATGCCGATCGACACGTTGAACAGCATCAAGGTGGACGGCCAGACCTTCCCGTCGTGGGACACCGATCTCTCGCTCGAACCGTTCGAGCAGGTGGAACTGCTCAAGGGTCTGTCCGGCTTCATGTACGGCTTCGGCTCGCCGGGCGGGATCGTCAACTACGTGTTGAAGCGCCCCACCGACACGCCCTACCGCAGCGTCTCGATCGGCTACAAGTCGGCCGGCGTGTTCAGCGAAGCGGTCGATCTCGGCGGCCGCTTCGGCAATGACGATCGTTTCGGCTACCGTCTGAACCTCGTCAACGAAAACGGCAACACCGCCGAGGACCACGGCCACATTCGTCGCCAGGTGGCGTCGCTCGCGTTCGACTTCCGCATTACGCCGGACCTGACGTGGAGCGCCGACGCGTTCTATCAGAAGCGCAGAACCAACGGCACGCTGTTCGGCCTGATGTTCAGCGGCGACGCCGGCGGCATTCCCGATGCGAGCAAAGTCACCCATGCGCTCACGCAACCGCAGAACTACTACGAGACCGAAATGGCCTCGTTCGGCACGGGCCTCGATTACCGCATCTCCGAAAATTGGCACGCGAGCGTGAAATACCGCTTCGCCAAGGAGAATCGCACCAATTCGGACAGTCTGCTGTATGTCACGGACGCAGCAGGCAACTACAGCAACACGCTGTATGCGGCAATGACGCGCTACTTCTACCAGAACGTCGACGCGATGGTGCAAGGACATTTCAACACGGGCAGCATCAAGCATGACGTGGTGGTCGGCGCCGGTTTCCAGACGCAAACCAGCGAGTACAGCAACAGCACGGGTTGGAACGAAGGCTACTTCCTCGGGTACGGCAACCTGTACAACAGCACGTTGCTGACCAACGACGAAGTCAGCATCGGCTCCGACCTGTACCGTCAGCAGCGCACCACGCAGGCTGCCGTGTACGCGAGCGACACCGTGCAGCTCACCTCACGCCTGTCGGCACTGGTCGGTCTGCGCTATACGCAATATCGCCAGCACGTGTACGACCCGAGCGGCGCGGTGGCGTCGCAATACGAAGCGGATCCGGTCACGCCGACCTTCGCGCTGATGTTCAAGACCGATCCCTATTCGACGGTGTATGCGAGCTACGTGGAGTCGCTCGAACAGGGCGGCGCGGCGTCGAACACCAACGTCAACTACCCGGCCACGTTCGGTCCGCTGAAGAGCAAGCAGTATGAGATCGGCTTCAAATCCGACCACAGCAAGTGGGGCGCCAACCTCGCGCTGTTCCGTGTAGACCAGGGCTACAACTACACGAACTCGGCCAACGTCTTCGTGCAGGACGGCACCAAGCGCTATCAGGGCGTCGACGCCAGCGGCTGGCTTGCGCTGACGAGCGAATGGCGCGTGCTGGGCGGCGTGATGTGGCTCGACACGAAGGCCATGGACGTGGACGATGCGAGCGTGGAAGGCAAGCGCATTTACGGCGCACCGCGCTTCACCGTGACGGGCCGGATCGAATACAACCCGTCGTATCTGCGCCCGCTGACGCTCGCGTTCGGCGGCAAGTATGTCGGCAACCAGGCCGTGGACGCGCAGAACACGCAGTTCGTGCCGGCTTACACCACCTTCGATCTGAGCGGCCGGTACGAGACGAAGATCGCCGGCAAGGACGTGACGTTCCGCGCAGGGATCAACAACCTCTTCAATCGCCGTTACTGGACGACGGCGTGGGGCTACTACGTGGCGCCGTCGCCGACGCGTACCGCCGTCGCCAGCGCCACGCTGCAGTTCTAG
- a CDS encoding NADP-dependent isocitrate dehydrogenase: MSTPPKIIYTLTDEAPALATYSLLPIVKAFTRSSDVIVETRDISLAGRIIAAFPDYLSAEQKGSDDLAELGALTTRPEANIIKLPNISASVPQLKAAITELRDQGYKLPAYPDVATTDAEKDVKARYDKIKGSAVNPVLREGNSDRRAPLSVKNYARKHPHKMGAWSADSKSHVSHMSGGDFYGSEKSALIAAAGAVKIELTAADGSKTVLKEKTPVQAGEIIDASVLSKNALRSFIEAEIADAKAKGVLFSVHLKATMMKVSDPIIFGHVVSVFYKDVLAKHADVLAKAGFNPNNGIGDLYARLKDLPAETVAAIEADIKAQYAERPPLAMVNSDKGITSLHVPSDVIVDASMPAMIRESGKMWGADGALHDAKAVIPDRCYADVYQAVIEDCKKHGAFDPVTMGTVPNVGLMAQAAEEYGSHDKTFQIPANGVVRVTDAAGTVLLEQPVEAGDIWRMCQTKDAPVQDWVKLAVNRARASNTPAVFWLDAARAHDAQIIKKVEHYLKDHDTSGLDIRIMTPVEATKFSVERIRAGKDTISVTGNVLRDYLTDLFPIMELGTSAKMLSIVPLMAGGGMFETGAGGSAPKHVQQLVEEGFLRWDSLGEFLALAASLEHLSGAYHNPKAQVLAKTLDQATGKFLDNDKSPARKVGGIDNRGSHFYLALYWAEALAAQTEDAALQAQFAGVAKALAENEAKIVEELGAAQGKPVDIGGYYRPNVELTSKAMRPSATLNKIVDAVA, from the coding sequence ATGTCCACACCGCCGAAGATCATCTACACCCTGACTGACGAAGCGCCTGCTCTGGCGACCTACTCGCTGCTGCCGATCGTCAAGGCGTTCACGCGCTCGTCCGACGTGATCGTTGAAACGCGCGACATTTCGCTGGCCGGCCGGATCATCGCTGCATTTCCCGACTACCTGAGCGCGGAACAGAAGGGTTCCGACGATCTGGCGGAGCTGGGTGCACTCACCACGCGTCCGGAAGCGAACATCATCAAGCTGCCGAACATCAGCGCGTCGGTGCCGCAACTGAAGGCCGCGATCACGGAACTGCGCGATCAGGGCTACAAGCTGCCGGCGTACCCGGACGTCGCAACGACCGACGCCGAAAAAGACGTCAAGGCTCGCTACGACAAGATCAAGGGCAGCGCGGTCAACCCGGTGCTGCGCGAAGGCAATTCGGACCGTCGCGCGCCGCTGTCGGTCAAGAACTACGCACGCAAGCATCCGCACAAGATGGGCGCGTGGAGCGCGGACTCGAAGTCGCACGTTTCGCACATGAGTGGCGGTGACTTCTACGGCAGCGAAAAATCGGCGCTGATCGCAGCGGCCGGCGCTGTGAAGATCGAACTGACGGCCGCGGACGGCTCGAAGACGGTTCTGAAGGAAAAGACGCCGGTGCAAGCGGGCGAGATCATCGACGCTTCGGTGCTGTCGAAGAACGCGCTGCGCAGCTTCATCGAAGCGGAAATCGCCGACGCGAAGGCGAAGGGCGTGCTGTTCTCGGTGCACCTGAAGGCCACCATGATGAAGGTGTCGGATCCGATCATCTTCGGTCACGTGGTGTCGGTGTTCTACAAAGACGTGCTCGCCAAGCACGCGGACGTGCTGGCGAAGGCCGGCTTCAACCCGAACAACGGTATCGGCGACCTGTACGCGCGCCTGAAAGACCTGCCGGCTGAAACGGTTGCCGCGATCGAAGCCGACATCAAGGCGCAATACGCAGAGCGCCCGCCGCTGGCCATGGTCAATTCGGACAAGGGCATTACCAGCCTGCACGTGCCGAGCGACGTGATCGTCGACGCGTCCATGCCGGCCATGATTCGCGAGTCGGGCAAGATGTGGGGTGCGGATGGCGCGCTGCACGACGCCAAGGCCGTGATTCCGGACCGTTGCTACGCGGACGTTTATCAGGCGGTGATTGAAGACTGCAAGAAGCACGGCGCGTTCGACCCGGTCACGATGGGCACGGTGCCCAACGTCGGCCTGATGGCGCAAGCCGCCGAGGAATACGGTTCACACGACAAGACGTTCCAGATTCCGGCCAACGGCGTGGTTCGCGTGACGGACGCAGCCGGCACGGTGTTGCTCGAGCAGCCGGTGGAAGCGGGCGACATCTGGCGCATGTGCCAGACCAAAGACGCGCCGGTGCAGGACTGGGTCAAGCTCGCGGTGAACCGCGCTCGCGCCTCCAACACGCCTGCCGTGTTCTGGCTGGATGCAGCGCGCGCGCACGACGCCCAGATCATCAAGAAGGTCGAGCACTACCTGAAGGACCACGACACCAGCGGTCTGGACATTCGCATCATGACGCCGGTCGAAGCGACGAAGTTCTCGGTCGAGCGCATCCGCGCCGGCAAGGACACGATTTCGGTCACCGGCAACGTGCTGCGCGACTACCTGACCGACCTGTTCCCGATTATGGAACTGGGCACCAGCGCGAAGATGCTGTCGATCGTTCCGCTGATGGCAGGTGGCGGCATGTTCGAGACAGGCGCGGGTGGTTCGGCGCCGAAGCACGTGCAGCAACTGGTCGAAGAAGGTTTCCTGCGTTGGGATTCGCTGGGTGAATTCCTGGCGTTGGCCGCGTCGCTCGAACATCTGAGCGGCGCGTATCACAACCCGAAGGCGCAGGTTCTGGCCAAGACGCTCGATCAGGCAACCGGCAAGTTCCTCGACAACGACAAGTCGCCGGCGCGCAAGGTTGGCGGTATCGACAACCGCGGCAGCCACTTCTACCTCGCGCTGTACTGGGCGGAAGCTCTGGCCGCGCAAACCGAAGATGCGGCGCTGCAGGCGCAGTTCGCCGGCGTGGCGAAGGCACTGGCCGAGAACGAAGCGAAGATCGTCGAGGAGTTGGGTGCTGCGCAGGGCAAGCCGGTGGACATCGGCGGTTACTATCGCCCGAACGTCGAACTGACGAGCAAGGCTATGCGCCCGAGCGCCACGCTGAACAAGATCGTGGACGCGGTTGCTTGA
- a CDS encoding alpha/beta hydrolase, with protein sequence MEPTSKSHDDDLEHFEAAGAAPLPVPNEEAYVEHEGARIWYASYGTGAPVILLHGGLGHSGNWGYQLPALLGAGHRVVVVDSRGHGRSTRDARPYRYELMASDVLAVMDALRLDRAALVGWSDGACVAMVLGITAPERVAGVFFFGCNMDPSGTKPFVPTPTIERCFSRHAKDYAQLSATPDDFEAFVSAVSTMMKTEPNYRADDLARVRVPVAIVQSEHDEFIKPEHAAYLARTIPGAELILLPGVSHFAPLQRPAQFNRVMLDFLRRLAG encoded by the coding sequence ATGGAACCCACCAGCAAATCGCACGACGACGACCTCGAACACTTCGAAGCCGCTGGCGCCGCGCCGCTGCCGGTCCCGAACGAAGAAGCCTACGTCGAGCACGAAGGCGCGCGCATCTGGTACGCGTCGTATGGCACCGGCGCGCCAGTGATTCTGCTGCACGGTGGTCTCGGGCATAGCGGCAATTGGGGCTACCAGCTTCCGGCGCTGCTCGGCGCAGGGCATCGCGTGGTGGTCGTCGACAGTCGCGGCCACGGTCGCAGCACCCGCGACGCACGGCCCTACCGCTACGAACTGATGGCCTCGGACGTGCTCGCCGTCATGGACGCCTTGCGGCTCGATCGCGCGGCGCTGGTGGGCTGGAGCGACGGCGCCTGCGTCGCGATGGTATTGGGCATCACCGCCCCGGAGCGCGTGGCGGGCGTGTTTTTCTTCGGCTGCAACATGGACCCGAGCGGCACGAAGCCATTTGTGCCGACGCCTACGATCGAGCGCTGCTTCAGCCGCCACGCAAAAGACTACGCGCAGCTATCGGCGACACCGGACGACTTCGAAGCATTCGTCTCCGCCGTCAGCACGATGATGAAAACCGAGCCCAACTACCGCGCCGACGATCTGGCCCGAGTCCGTGTGCCGGTCGCCATCGTGCAAAGCGAACACGACGAGTTCATCAAGCCGGAACACGCCGCATACCTCGCCCGCACCATTCCCGGCGCGGAGCTGATTCTATTGCCCGGCGTGAGTCACTTCGCCCCGCTGCAACGGCCGGCGCAATTCAATCGTGTAATGCTCGATTTCCTGCGCCGGCTTGCCGGCTAA
- a CDS encoding LysR family transcriptional regulator, with amino-acid sequence MDLNLRDIRAFIAVAQTGSFTRAATRLHLSQPALTVQIRRLEETVGMRLFDRNSRNVALTPTGRELLPLLQKSLHDMEHVLIDARSLGEGASGTVRIACLPTFAASVLPELVQDLKKAVPRVSFHVRDVVASMVNTLVRNEEADIGLTGGQLDDAAFEVMHAGIDRLVAVFPKRHALARRRRITLADLAAVPLVLTAQGTSVRAVVDSAFANARCTPEIACEPTYMMTAVAMARAGLGVTILPASAREVRAEPDLIVRAVDDPAFTRPIALIKKRGRTLPPVTETFVSMLIEKLGED; translated from the coding sequence ATGGATCTGAATCTTCGGGACATTCGCGCGTTTATCGCCGTGGCGCAAACGGGCAGCTTCACGCGAGCGGCGACGCGGCTGCATCTGTCGCAACCGGCGCTGACGGTGCAAATTCGCCGGCTTGAAGAAACGGTCGGCATGCGCCTCTTCGACCGCAACAGTCGAAACGTCGCGCTGACGCCGACCGGCCGCGAATTGCTGCCGCTCCTGCAGAAATCGCTGCATGACATGGAACACGTGCTGATCGACGCACGCTCGCTCGGCGAAGGCGCGAGCGGCACGGTGCGGATCGCGTGCCTGCCAACGTTCGCGGCCAGCGTGCTGCCTGAACTCGTACAGGACCTCAAGAAGGCCGTGCCGCGCGTGAGCTTTCATGTGCGCGACGTGGTCGCCAGCATGGTCAATACGCTCGTGCGCAATGAAGAGGCGGATATCGGGCTGACGGGCGGCCAGCTGGACGATGCCGCGTTCGAGGTGATGCATGCGGGCATCGACCGGCTGGTTGCGGTATTTCCGAAGCGCCATGCGCTGGCCCGGCGGCGGCGCATCACACTCGCCGATCTCGCCGCCGTGCCGCTCGTGTTGACCGCACAGGGCACAAGCGTGCGGGCCGTTGTCGACAGCGCTTTCGCGAACGCCCGCTGCACGCCGGAGATTGCGTGCGAGCCCACCTACATGATGACCGCTGTCGCGATGGCGCGCGCCGGGCTCGGCGTGACGATCCTGCCGGCGTCGGCCCGCGAAGTCAGAGCGGAGCCGGATCTGATCGTGCGCGCGGTCGACGATCCCGCGTTCACCCGGCCTATCGCGCTCATCAAGAAGCGCGGCCGCACTTTGCCGCCGGTGACGGAGACCTTCGTTTCAATGCTGATCGAGAAACTCGGCGAGGATTGA
- a CDS encoding citrate:proton symporter, whose amino-acid sequence MLPLLGLATIVVLLGAILSKRMSPLVALIIVPIAASLVGGFGFQTSKFVIDGLKSLAPVVGMFVFAILYFGTITDAGTLDPIIDRILRAVGTRPTRIVMGTTLLALLIHLDGSGAVCFLVTIPAMLPLYDRLKMDRRVLAAAVSMAAGINFLPWTGPMIRASASLHLPISALFNPLIPVQAIGLVFVFGMAFWLGRREEKRLGLTAADGSVPMPKRELTPEEQALRRPKNFWFNIVLTLVVLGTMVVMGEKIPPAIMFMVGLCIALMVNYPNVDMQRKRIDAHARAALMMAGILLAAGVFTGVMQGSGMLKAMAQAAVGFVPPAMASHIPVALGLLSMPLSMLFDPDSFYFGVLPVIAEVAGQLGVPAVHVGQAALLGQMTTGFPVSPLTPATFLVVGLCGIDLADHQKFTFPLLFGASVVMTIACVALGIFSL is encoded by the coding sequence ATGCTGCCATTACTGGGGCTCGCCACCATCGTCGTATTGCTCGGCGCGATTCTGTCCAAACGTATGTCGCCGCTGGTCGCGCTCATCATCGTGCCGATTGCGGCGTCGCTCGTTGGCGGCTTCGGCTTTCAGACCAGCAAGTTCGTGATCGACGGGCTCAAGAGTCTCGCGCCGGTCGTCGGCATGTTCGTATTCGCGATTCTTTACTTCGGCACGATCACCGACGCCGGCACGCTCGATCCGATCATCGACCGCATTTTGCGCGCGGTCGGCACGCGGCCCACGCGGATCGTAATGGGCACCACGCTGCTTGCGCTGCTGATCCATCTGGACGGCTCCGGCGCCGTCTGCTTTCTGGTCACGATTCCCGCCATGCTGCCGCTCTACGATCGCCTGAAGATGGATCGGCGCGTGCTGGCCGCGGCGGTTTCAATGGCTGCCGGCATCAACTTCCTGCCGTGGACGGGCCCGATGATTCGCGCGTCCGCGTCGCTGCATCTGCCGATCTCGGCGCTCTTCAATCCGCTGATTCCTGTGCAGGCAATCGGCCTCGTGTTCGTGTTCGGCATGGCGTTCTGGCTCGGTCGGCGCGAGGAAAAACGCCTCGGCCTCACGGCCGCGGACGGTTCAGTGCCCATGCCGAAACGCGAACTCACTCCCGAAGAACAGGCGCTGCGCCGGCCAAAGAACTTCTGGTTCAACATCGTGCTGACGCTGGTGGTGCTCGGCACCATGGTCGTGATGGGCGAGAAGATCCCGCCGGCGATCATGTTCATGGTCGGCCTGTGCATCGCGCTGATGGTGAACTATCCGAACGTCGACATGCAGCGCAAACGGATCGACGCCCATGCGCGAGCCGCGTTGATGATGGCCGGCATTCTGCTCGCAGCCGGCGTGTTCACCGGCGTGATGCAAGGCAGCGGCATGCTGAAGGCGATGGCGCAGGCGGCGGTCGGTTTCGTACCGCCGGCGATGGCCAGTCATATTCCCGTGGCGCTCGGCTTGCTCTCGATGCCGCTCAGCATGTTGTTCGATCCCGACTCGTTCTATTTCGGCGTGCTGCCGGTGATCGCAGAAGTAGCCGGCCAGCTCGGCGTGCCCGCGGTGCACGTCGGCCAGGCCGCGTTGCTCGGCCAGATGACCACGGGCTTTCCGGTGAGCCCGCTGACACCCGCCACCTTCCTCGTGGTGGGCCTGTGCGGCATCGATCTCGCCGACCATCAGAAATTCACGTTCCCCTTGCTGTTCGGCGCGTCGGTCGTCATGACGATTGCCTGCGTCGCGCTGGGGATATTCTCACTGTGA
- a CDS encoding acyclic terpene utilization AtuA family protein, with product MTATQSQRSVRVGAGAGYSGDRIEPAVELAEHGALDYLVFECLAERTIAIAQQARSKNPELGYDPLLETRMRAVLPAALRNGVRIISNMGAANPLAAARKTAEIARELGLGEVKIAAVTGDDVLDVVRQGDFCFVESGERVSDYQDRLVSANAYLGASAIVDALAAGAQIVLTGRVADPSLFVAPLIHEFGWRMDDWQTLGQATVIGHLLECAGQITGGYFADPGFKDVPELARLGFPIAEVGQDGAVVITKLAQAGGRVTEATCKEQLLYEIHDPQRYLQPDVVADFSQVRVAQEAPDRVRVSGGRGTPRTDTLKVSVAYFDGYIGEGQISYGGPGALARARLALDIVRERLVLTGVETRELRFDLIGVNSLHGETPAAGYAEPYEVRARVAGRTASLAQAVRIGNEVETLYTNGPAGGGGVTKSAREVVAVQSVLLPREHVKPAFSMVEA from the coding sequence ATGACAGCCACTCAATCTCAACGCAGCGTGCGCGTCGGCGCGGGCGCGGGTTATTCGGGCGACCGGATCGAACCCGCCGTCGAACTGGCGGAGCACGGCGCGCTCGATTACCTCGTCTTCGAGTGCCTCGCGGAACGCACGATTGCGATCGCGCAGCAGGCACGCAGCAAGAACCCGGAGCTCGGCTACGACCCGTTGCTCGAAACGCGCATGCGGGCCGTGCTACCGGCCGCGCTGCGCAACGGCGTGCGCATCATTTCGAACATGGGGGCGGCGAATCCCCTCGCGGCGGCGCGCAAGACCGCGGAGATCGCGCGCGAGCTCGGTCTCGGCGAGGTGAAGATCGCGGCGGTCACCGGTGACGATGTGCTCGACGTCGTGCGCCAGGGCGATTTCTGTTTCGTCGAATCCGGAGAACGTGTGTCGGACTATCAGGACCGGCTGGTGTCCGCGAACGCCTATCTCGGCGCGAGCGCGATCGTCGATGCGCTCGCCGCCGGCGCGCAGATCGTGCTGACCGGACGCGTGGCCGATCCGTCGCTGTTCGTCGCACCGCTGATTCACGAATTCGGCTGGCGCATGGACGACTGGCAGACGCTTGGCCAGGCGACTGTGATCGGCCATCTGCTCGAATGCGCGGGGCAGATCACCGGCGGCTATTTCGCGGATCCGGGCTTCAAGGATGTGCCTGAACTGGCGAGGCTAGGCTTCCCGATTGCCGAAGTCGGGCAGGACGGCGCGGTGGTCATCACCAAGCTCGCGCAAGCCGGCGGGCGAGTCACGGAAGCGACCTGCAAGGAACAGCTGCTGTACGAGATTCACGATCCGCAGCGCTATCTGCAACCGGACGTGGTCGCGGATTTCTCCCAGGTGCGCGTCGCGCAGGAAGCGCCGGATCGCGTTCGCGTGAGCGGCGGGCGAGGCACGCCGCGTACGGATACGTTGAAGGTGTCCGTAGCTTATTTCGATGGTTATATCGGCGAAGGGCAGATTTCGTACGGCGGTCCCGGTGCGTTGGCGCGCGCGCGGCTCGCACTCGATATCGTGCGGGAACGGCTCGTGTTGACCGGCGTGGAGACGCGTGAATTGCGCTTCGATCTGATCGGCGTGAACTCGTTGCATGGCGAGACGCCGGCTGCCGGTTATGCCGAACCGTACGAGGTGCGTGCAAGAGTGGCGGGGCGCACGGCCTCGCTTGCGCAAGCCGTACGGATCGGCAACGAGGTGGAGACGCTTTACACCAATGGTCCCGCAGGCGGAGGCGGTGTCACGAAGTCGGCCCGCGAAGTCGTCGCGGTGCAATCGGTTTTGCTGCCGCGCGAGCATGTGAAGCCGGCGTTTTCGATGGTGGAGGCGTGA